One Malaclemys terrapin pileata isolate rMalTer1 chromosome 9, rMalTer1.hap1, whole genome shotgun sequence DNA window includes the following coding sequences:
- the ARL14 gene encoding ADP-ribosylation factor-like protein 14, with protein MGLLSSKHSKVKPAKILMLGLDSAGKSTLLYKLKFNDVFLTLPTIGFNVEMIETGQNIAITIWDVGGQQKMRTFWCNYFENADGLVYVVDSTDKQRLEDSKKEFELLLKNEFVKNLPIVLLANKQDLPGALNAEEITRKFNMQKHCSDRNWYVQPCCAISGEGLAEAFQRITAFAKNCKQSREEAFTIFKHDEKL; from the coding sequence ATGGGTCTGCTGAGTTCCAAACACTCCAAAGTCAAACCAGCTAAGATATTAATGCTGGGACTTGATTCAGCCGGGAAATCTACACTATTGTACAAGTTAAAGTTTAATGATGTTTTCCTAACGCTCCCAACAATCGGTTTTAACGTGGAGATGATTGAAACAGGGCAAAATATTGCTATAACAATCTGGGATGTTGGAGGGCAACAGAAAATGAGGACATTTTGGTGCAATTACTTTGAAAATGCAGATGGCCTTGTGTACGTTGTGGACAGCACTGATAAGCAACGTCTGGAAGATTCAAAGAAAGAATTTGAACTCCTCTTAAAGAATGAATTTGTAAAGAATCTGCCTATTGTTTTGCTAGCTAACAAGCAGGATCTTCCTGGAGCTTTGAACGCTGAGGAAATAACCAGGAAATTCAACATGCAGAAACATTGCAGTGATAGAAATTGGTATGTACAGCCTTGTTGTGCGATCTCTGGGGAAGGTCTGGCAGAAGCATTCCAGAGAATAACAGCATTTGCAAAAAACTGCAAACAATCCAGAGAAGAAGCTTTTACAATTTTCAAGCACGATGAAAAGTTGTAA
- the B3GALNT1 gene encoding UDP-GalNAc:beta-1,3-N-acetylgalactosaminyltransferase 1, which yields MSMKYLKWSFLALLMLSVIIMTWYMTLPSHIVIEHTNSMYFYEYEPVYKQNFLFTLRERLKCKDTNPFLVILVSSQPTDIEARQAIRVTWGSKNSWGDSQVLILFLLGQGAEREDSLALSIEDESILYGDIIRQDFMDTYNNLTLKTIMAFRWVSEFCSNTKYVMKTDSDVFINAGNLLMFLQNVNSSDSFFTGYPLIDNFSYRGFYRKTYISYDEYPFKVYPPYCSGMGYILDGKLALKIYEMMSHIKPIKFEDVYVGICLNILNVNIHILEDTQLFFLYKINFNICKYRHLIAVHGVSSSEMIRFWQDLLTDTSFTCH from the coding sequence ATGTCTATGAAATACTTAAAATGGAGTTTTTTGGCACTCTTGATGCTTTCTGTCATAATAATGACATGGTACATGACACTCCCTTCGCATATTGTGATAGAGCATACAAACTCGATGTATTTCTATGAATATGAGCCAGTTTACAAGCAGAACTTCCTCTTCACGCTGCGGGAGCGTTTGAAATGCAAAGATACAAATCCATTTCTGGTCATCTTGGTGTCTTCACAACCTACGGATATAGAAGCAAGGCAGGCCATTAGAGTAACATGGGGTTCTAAAAACTCCTGGGGGGACAGTCAGGTTCTAATACTGTTCTTACTAGGACAAGGAGCTGAAAGAGAAGACAGCTTAGCATTATCGATAGAAGATGAAAGCATTCTGTATGGTGACATAATTCGCCAAGATTTTATGGATACTTATAACAATCTTACCTTGAAAACAATCATGGCATTCAGATGGGTGTCTGAGTTTTGTTCAAATACTAAATACGTTATGAAGACTGATTCTGATGTTTTCATCAACGCTGGCAACTTATTAATGTTTCTTCAAAATGTAAATTCTTCAGACAGTTTTTTTACTGGTTACCCTCTAATTGATAACTTTTCCTACAGAGGGTTTTACAGAAAAACATATATTTCTTATGATGAATATCCATTTAAGGTATATCCTCCATACTGTAGTGGAATGGGGTATATACTTGATGGAAAACTGGCTCTGAAGATTTATGAAATGATGAGTCATATCAAACCTATTAAATTTGAAGATGTTTATGTTGGAATTTGTTTAAATATACTAAACGTGAACATCCATATTCTAGAAGATACACAACTCTTCTTTTTATACAAAATTAACTTTAACATCTGTAAATATAGACACTTGATTGCGGTACATGGTGTATCTTCAAGTGAAATGATCAGATTTTGGCAGGATTTATTGACAGACACTTCATTCACTTGCCACTGA